A genomic segment from Gadus morhua chromosome 4, gadMor3.0, whole genome shotgun sequence encodes:
- the LOC115542303 gene encoding E3 ubiquitin-protein ligase TRIM39-like, translated as MASVKPSWSEENFSCSICLDEFSSPVTIPCGHNFCRNCIIMFWDKQIQYKCPVCNELFQARPDLRVNNLLSEMAAQIKTSVRIKVQPCVEPGEVPCDVCTETQLKAVKSCLACFMSYCQNHLEPHHRVAVLKRHQLVEPMDRLEDRMCKKHDRLLELFCQSEQVSVCQFCTETDHGSHPVVPLKEEYEVKMAQLGKIESDVQQMIQERNIKIKEIKDTVEMGKKDAHREIADGVQVLTALMRRIEKLRDDFNQTVKEKLKSTEKQAEDLIKELEQEIEDLTNRSLEVKQLSHTKDHLNFLQAFRSLKDPPPTRDWTTVEVRPPSYVGTLRRCLDQLEETLNMEMKKTLNMEMRKLRGAELKRVQQYEVDVTLDPDTAHRQLILSEDGKQVHVGGVVKDLPDNPKRFTVKIFVLTRQSFSSGGFYFEVQVKDKTAWHLGVARESINRKGLIISTPERGYWTILFNKNKLVFNDNPNVRLPLRAELQKVGVFVDYDEGLVSFYDVEARVHIYSATGSSFTEPLYPILSPCLHEGGINTTPLIISPVNQAD; from the exons atggcctctgttaaaccttcctggtctgaagagaacttttcatgttccatctgtctggatgagTTCAGTAGCCCAGTTACCataccatgtggacacaacttctgcagaaacTGTATTATTATGTTCTGGGATAAACAAatccagtacaaatgtcctgtttgcaatgAGCTTTTCCAAGCAAGACCTGATCTACGTGTCAATAACCTTTTATCAGAGATGGCTGCTCAGATTAAAACGTCTGTTCGAATAAAAgtgcagccttgtgttgaaccaggagaagttccctgtgacgtctgtactgagacccagctgaaggccgtgaaaTCCTGCCTCGCGTGTTTTATGTCTTACTGCCAAaaccacctggagccacatcataGAGTCGCAGTCCTGAAGAGACATcagctggtcgagcctatggaccgtctggaagacaggatgtgtaagaaacacgaccggcttctggagctcttctgccagagtgaacaggtgtctgtgtgtcagttctgcacagagacagaccacgggtcccatcctgttgtacctctaaaggaggaatatgaagtgaagatggcccagctggggaagatagagtctgatgttcagcagatgatccaggagagaaatataaagattaaggagatcaaagacacagtAGAAATGGGCAAGAAAGatgcacacagagagatagccgatggtgtgcaggtcctcactgctTTGATGCGCCGCATTGAAAAGTTACGGGATGATTTCAACCAAACGGTTAAAGAGAAACtaaaatccacagagaaacaagctgaagacctcatcaaagagctggagcaggaaatagaagatctgaccaataggagcttagaggtgaagcagctctcacacactaaagaccatctcaacttcctccaggccttcagatccctgaaggatcctccacccaccagagactggacgacggtggaggttcgtcctccgtcatacgtagggaccttgaggagatgcctggatcagctggaggagacacttaacatggagatgaagaag acactgaacatggagatgaggAAGCTGCGTggtgctgaactgaagagggtccagcagtatgaagtagatgtgactctggatcctgatacagctcatcgccagctcatcctgtctgaagatgggaaacaagtacatgttGGAGGTGTAGTGAAGGatctcccagacaaccctaagagatttacagtGAAAATatttgttctcacgaggcagagcttctcctcagggggattttactttgaggtccaggttaaagacaagactgcatgGCATTTAGgggtggccagagagtccatcaacagaaaagGTCTCATCATATCAACCCCTGAGAGAGGTTACTGGACTATTTTATTCAACAAGAATAAGTTGGTATTTAATGATAACCCAAATGttcgtctccctctgagagctgagctccagaaggtgggggtgtttgttgattatgatgagggtctggtctccttctatgatgtggaagccagggttcatatctactctgctaccgGCAGCTCCTttactgagcctctctatccaatcctgTCTCCATGTTTACATGAAGGCGGTATAAACACTACCCCTCTGATCAtatcacctgtcaatcaagctGACTAG